Proteins found in one Triticum urartu cultivar G1812 chromosome 4, Tu2.1, whole genome shotgun sequence genomic segment:
- the LOC125550425 gene encoding ankyrin-1-like: MECADFRVALGFERAIRRDRPYGGYPRLPSEGSPQMAFFDAAFQGDLPRLRELASGRDAKGMAWLADVCLVGAGPFQTAARLGKLDAVRCMVEELGFDVNAGSQAGVTALAAAAADGRMHVMRYLLDKGADPNKPANSGHYPLHHAAKHGRDEAARLLLSRGASIDVAYIGLTPLHFAAGYGMIGVMKVLLEHHADPNKVSEEGSTPLTEALHGTDSGVPESTSLKCVKLLVEAGADVNSANSETPLVIAKRYGLTDCVKYLSKVKHEKNTNLQLKSYAEKAIKRKDYHGASKFYTEAIELDPSDATLYSNRSLCYLQMTEADKAVRDANTCIKLRPEWIKGYYRKGAALLSLEDYKGASDAFMAGLQVDPENVEMEKAFMEAIEGIKKDHLAGKGSKPSD, encoded by the exons ATGGAGTGCGCAGACTTTAGAGTTGCGCTCGGCTTCGAGAGAGCCATTCGACGCGACCGTCCGTACGGCGGGTACCCACGCCTCCCGAGCGAGGGCTCGCCGCAGATGGCCTTCTTCGACGCGGCCTTCCAGGGCGACCTTCCCCGCCTCAGGG AGCTGGCGAGCGGCAGGGACGCCAAGGGGATGGCCTGGCTTGCCGATGTGTGTCTCGTCGGCGCGGGCCCTTTCCAGACCGCGGCACGCTTGGGGAAACTGGACGCCGTCAGGTGCATGGTGGAGGAGCTGGGCTTCGATGTCAATGCTGGCAGCCAAGCCG GTGTAACTGCTTTGGCTGCTGCTGCAGCGGATGGAAGAATGCATGTTATGAGGTACCTTCTGGACAAGGGGGCCGATCCGAATAAGCCAGCCAATTCAGGCCATTATCCTCTTCACCATGCTGCAAAACATG GGCGTGATGAAGCAGCACGATTGTTGCTATCTAGAGGAGCTAGTATTGATGTAGCTTATATTGGTCTGACACCACTACATTTCGCTGCTGGCTATGGGATGATTGGTGTCATGAAAGTTCTGTTGGAGCACCATGCAGAT CCGAACAAGGTCTCAGAAGAGGGAAGTACTCCGCTGACTGAAGCACTTCATGGTACCGATTCAGGAGTACCTGAATCTACTTCACTGAAGTGTGTCAAGCTGCTTGTGGAG GCAGGCGCAGATGTAAATTCTGCTAATAGCGAAACTCCGTTGGTAATAGCAAAACGTTATGGCTTAACTGATTGTGTCAAGTACCTGTCAAAG GTTAAGCATGAAAAAAATACAAATCTTCAGTTGAAATCATATGCCGAGAAAGCTATTAAGAGAAAGGACTACCATGGCGCGTCAAAGTTCTACACCGAG GCGATTGAGCTGGACCCTAGTGATGCAACTCTGTACTCAAACAGGAGCCTTTGCTACCTGCAAATGACTGAAGCAGATAAGGCTGTGCGCGATGCTAACACTTGCATAAAACTGCGGCCCGAATGGATCAAAGGTTACTACAGGAAAGGCGCTGCTCTCCTGTCGCTCGAG GACTACAAAGGAGCTAGTGATGCATTCATGGCTGGGCTGCAGGTGGACCCTGAAAATGTTGAGATGGAGAAAGCGTTCAT GGAAGCAATTGAGGGAATTAAGAAGGACCACTTGGCTGGAAAAGGCTCCAAGCCATCTGATTAG